One Egicoccus halophilus genomic region harbors:
- a CDS encoding type II CAAX prenyl endopeptidase Rce1 family protein yields MPPAEPLAVDVAFDLDEATCLRAVAYVRRRLPETRWQLAGVSALTSLLTVLGVHLVVPPGPWSLALAAVGAVVGWWSAIANAQAATRRALRATPGALGPRVVRLERDALAVVTPAASSRLAWGGVHDVVDTGATILVLTGPLAVVPVPRAAFPDAAVADDFLRRARSAVAGAAGDAATLPAASASSSASWDLPPVSFGARRALVAVVLALVLELVLAEGGYRIGELVGDLWWALGGLATALGAVRLATNRRLREAVAIVWGARPTWRHVGLGVGLGALLWFVDQALATVVGGLWPATLGSSQAWLEDAMTFAPLVTTLAVVVTGPIVEELLFRGVLLRGLRRRWGVIWAVLLSSLAFAAVHPSDLSPPTLLLLLSTFAAGILFAVATIRTGTLTVAVVAHMVANLAVTLLGFLPGPAWIVEVGPDAPVTAFELAVGDCAPGLPDEADDPAWPQRWGAAEQVDCERPHDLEVYLREPLEPQDDAAGVDPDEVDTRCYDAFAPYVGRDWETSALDYLVLVPNATAYASGQRELVCVLHEVERDPLEGSMRGSGR; encoded by the coding sequence ATGCCGCCAGCCGAACCCCTGGCCGTCGACGTCGCGTTCGACCTCGACGAGGCCACCTGTCTGCGTGCCGTCGCGTACGTGCGGCGTCGGCTGCCCGAGACGCGCTGGCAGCTGGCCGGCGTGTCGGCGCTGACCTCGCTGCTGACCGTGCTCGGCGTCCACCTCGTGGTACCGCCCGGCCCGTGGAGTCTCGCCCTCGCGGCCGTCGGTGCGGTCGTCGGCTGGTGGTCGGCGATCGCGAACGCGCAGGCGGCCACCCGCCGGGCGCTGCGTGCGACCCCCGGCGCGCTCGGGCCACGCGTCGTGCGACTCGAGCGGGATGCGCTCGCGGTCGTCACCCCCGCGGCGAGCTCCCGGCTGGCCTGGGGCGGGGTGCACGACGTCGTCGACACCGGAGCGACGATCCTGGTCCTGACCGGGCCGCTGGCCGTCGTCCCGGTACCGCGCGCCGCCTTCCCCGACGCCGCCGTCGCCGACGACTTCCTCCGCCGTGCCCGCAGCGCGGTGGCCGGTGCCGCCGGCGACGCGGCCACCCTGCCCGCCGCCTCGGCGTCGTCGTCGGCGTCCTGGGACCTGCCGCCGGTGTCGTTCGGCGCCCGACGTGCGCTCGTCGCCGTCGTGCTCGCCCTGGTGCTCGAGCTGGTCCTGGCCGAGGGTGGTTACCGGATCGGCGAGCTCGTCGGCGACCTGTGGTGGGCACTGGGCGGGCTCGCCACCGCGCTCGGGGCGGTCCGCCTGGCCACGAACCGTCGTCTGCGCGAGGCCGTGGCGATCGTCTGGGGTGCCCGCCCCACGTGGCGGCACGTCGGCCTGGGGGTCGGGCTGGGGGCGCTGCTGTGGTTCGTCGACCAGGCCCTGGCCACCGTCGTCGGCGGTCTCTGGCCGGCGACGCTGGGCAGCAGCCAGGCCTGGCTGGAGGACGCGATGACGTTCGCACCGCTGGTCACCACGCTCGCGGTGGTGGTGACCGGGCCCATCGTCGAGGAGTTGTTGTTCCGCGGCGTGCTGCTGCGGGGCCTGCGCCGCCGCTGGGGCGTGATCTGGGCGGTGCTGCTGTCGTCACTGGCGTTCGCCGCGGTCCACCCCTCCGATCTGTCGCCGCCGACCCTCCTGCTGCTGCTGTCGACGTTCGCCGCCGGAATCCTGTTCGCCGTCGCGACGATCCGGACCGGCACCCTGACCGTCGCGGTCGTCGCCCACATGGTGGCGAACCTGGCCGTCACGTTGCTCGGGTTCCTGCCGGGGCCGGCCTGGATCGTCGAGGTCGGTCCGGACGCGCCGGTGACCGCCTTCGAACTCGCGGTGGGCGACTGTGCACCGGGGCTGCCCGACGAGGCCGACGACCCGGCCTGGCCGCAGCGGTGGGGCGCCGCCGAGCAGGTCGACTGCGAACGCCCGCACGACCTCGAGGTGTATCTGCGCGAGCCGCTCGAGCCGCAGGACGACGCGGCCGGTGTCGACCCCGACGAGGTCGACACCCGCTGCTACGACGCGTTCGCGCCCTACGTCGGCCGGGACTGGGAGACCAGCGCGCTCGACTACCTGGTCCTGGTGCCCAACGCCACGGCGTACGCGTCCGGCCAGCGGGAGCTGGTCTGCGTGCTGCACGAGGTGGAGCGCGACCCGCTCGAGGGCTCGATGCGCGGCAGCGGTCGGTGA
- a CDS encoding S-layer homology domain-containing protein, whose amino-acid sequence MTTASVGRPTLLLLVVSALLLGLWSPAEAQTQRERSADERAAESRLFDRHQVARADPGAFGQATSPAAPPLRWAEDLAAVARAWSDTMVATDRFVGNPDVVTQVCCEVAVTENLAFVEGIPAYYTVPAAADRVVQMLMASTGHRARLLTPTLTQVGIGVTIDARGKLWATMVYRQPDASAPEGATSYPSPAPAPPPALVPTPSPSPAPVPTPAPAPAPAPPAGGTGGLNPPVRDVEPACPDRIPAAPFVDVTRAPVHRAVDCLLWWGIASGTSPTTFSPEREVRRDQMASFVTRAIENSGGRLPAATRHHFRDVPVGSVHASAINKLAEAGILGGRPDGTFQPGAPLSRGQMTQTLVRAYEHRTARPRPEPHYRWFSDVTGTSFERSVNQAADAGWAGGYGDGTFRPDGGVRRDHLALFLTRWLTTMVEDAGAPLQPR is encoded by the coding sequence ATGACGACCGCATCCGTCGGCCGCCCGACGCTGTTGTTGCTGGTCGTGTCGGCCCTGTTGCTGGGTCTGTGGAGCCCCGCCGAGGCGCAGACGCAGCGGGAACGCTCCGCCGACGAGCGGGCGGCGGAGTCCCGGCTCTTCGACCGGCACCAGGTGGCACGAGCGGATCCCGGCGCCTTCGGGCAGGCGACCTCACCCGCCGCACCACCCCTGCGGTGGGCCGAGGATCTCGCCGCGGTCGCGCGTGCCTGGTCCGACACCATGGTCGCCACCGACCGTTTCGTCGGGAACCCCGACGTGGTCACGCAGGTCTGCTGCGAGGTGGCCGTCACCGAGAACTTGGCGTTCGTCGAGGGCATCCCGGCCTACTACACGGTTCCTGCGGCGGCGGACCGGGTCGTGCAGATGCTCATGGCCTCCACCGGGCACCGCGCCCGTCTGCTGACCCCGACGTTGACCCAGGTCGGCATCGGGGTCACGATCGACGCGCGCGGCAAGCTGTGGGCCACGATGGTCTACCGCCAGCCCGACGCCAGCGCCCCGGAGGGCGCGACGTCCTATCCGTCCCCGGCGCCTGCTCCGCCCCCGGCTCTGGTTCCTACGCCGTCGCCGTCGCCGGCTCCGGTTCCTACGCCGGCTCCCGCACCGGCCCCCGCGCCACCCGCTGGAGGTACCGGCGGCCTCAACCCCCCGGTGCGCGACGTGGAACCGGCCTGCCCGGACCGCATCCCGGCAGCGCCGTTCGTCGATGTCACCCGGGCACCGGTGCACCGCGCGGTCGACTGCCTGCTCTGGTGGGGGATCGCGTCGGGCACCTCGCCGACCACGTTCTCCCCGGAACGCGAGGTGCGTCGCGACCAGATGGCATCGTTCGTCACCCGGGCGATCGAGAACTCCGGTGGCCGTCTGCCGGCAGCGACCCGCCACCACTTCCGTGACGTGCCTGTCGGCAGCGTCCACGCCTCGGCGATCAACAAGCTCGCGGAGGCCGGCATCCTCGGCGGCCGCCCGGACGGGACCTTCCAACCCGGCGCGCCGCTCTCGCGCGGCCAGATGACACAGACCCTCGTGCGCGCCTACGAGCACCGCACCGCACGCCCGCGCCCGGAACCGCACTACCGGTGGTTCTCCGACGTGACGGGCACCAGCTTCGAGCGGTCGGTCAACCAGGCGGCCGACGCCGGCTGGGCGGGGGGCTACGGCGACGGGACCTTCCGCCCCGACGGCGGGGTGCGCCGCGATCACCTGGCGCTGTTCCTCACCCGCTGGTTGACCACCATGGTCGAGGACGCCGGGGCGCCGCTGCAGCCCCGCTGA